One genomic segment of Phyllopteryx taeniolatus isolate TA_2022b chromosome 12, UOR_Ptae_1.2, whole genome shotgun sequence includes these proteins:
- the LOC133487267 gene encoding ASNSD1 upstream open reading frame protein-like isoform X1: MSSKVDNNDPNLDGRSAERKEELNKQIKEQKVAVDELSNLKKDRKVYVQQRNSNILFLADRGQTLSSCKKKLDILTKELQDI, encoded by the exons ATGTCTTCGAAAGTCGACAATAATGACCCCAATTTAGACGGACGATCTGCCGAACGTAAGGAGGAGCTAAACAAGCAG ATCAAGGAACAAAAGGTGGCTGTGGATGAGCTGTCCAATTTGAAGAAGGATAGG AAAGTGTACGTCCAGCAGAGGAATAGCAACATATTGTTCCTGGCAGACAGAGGACAGACTTTGAGTTCATGCAAGA AGAAACTGGACATCCTAACGAAAGAGTTACAGGACATTTGA
- the LOC133487267 gene encoding ASNSD1 upstream open reading frame protein-like isoform X2, producing MSSKVDNNDPNLDGRSAERKEELNKQIKEQKVAVDELSNLKKDRKVYVQQRNSNILFLADRGQTLSSCKSSRTWTRVW from the exons ATGTCTTCGAAAGTCGACAATAATGACCCCAATTTAGACGGACGATCTGCCGAACGTAAGGAGGAGCTAAACAAGCAG ATCAAGGAACAAAAGGTGGCTGTGGATGAGCTGTCCAATTTGAAGAAGGATAGG AAAGTGTACGTCCAGCAGAGGAATAGCAACATATTGTTCCTGGCAGACAGAGGACAGACTTTGAGTTCATGCAAGA GTTCCCGTACTTGGACGAGAGTGTGGTGA
- the zgc:136439 gene encoding uncharacterized protein zgc:136439 isoform X1 has translation MKAVILAAGYGTRLQRDVAADLSGRFAHLVGVAKPLLPVGNLALLSHWIGALAASNAVDGIYVVTNALYLSAFEEWAAHFPNVKLVCDHTRSNDERLGAMACLQLTVKHFQIQDHVIVIGGDTLFKEDFSLTEIQSRFSELQAECEDNSLLLSYQCRDDETHKYGIVEIDSEGRAVCMKEKPLPSETTSRRACPCFYMLSKKSLPLLDTFLQEKKDAPMHEKDAPGNFVSWLIPRKPVYVYEISGRFDVGNLQSYVDCDQYFKEKLYDMHTYMV, from the exons ATGAAGGCGGTGATCCTCGCCGCAGGCTACGGAACCAGGCTCCAGCGGGACGTCGCGGCCGACCTTAGCGGGCGCTTCGCTCACCTGGTCGGCGTCGCCAAGCCGCTGCTGCCGGTCGGGAACCTCGCTCTCCTTAGCCACTGGATCGGAGCACTGGCCGCCTCCAACGCAGTGGACGGAATCTATGTAGTG ACCAACGCTCTTTACCTGTCTGCATTTGAAGAATGGGCCGCACACTTCCCAAACGTCAAACTTGTCTGTGACCACACCAGAAGCAATgat GAGCGTCTCGGTGCCATGGCCTGCCTCCAGCTGACAGTGAAGCACTTCCAGATCCAAGATCATGTCATCGTGATCGGAGG CGACACGCTGTTCAAAGAGGACTTCAGCCTCACTGAGATCCAGTCCAGGTTTTCTGAGCTCCAAGCGGAATGTGAGGACAACAGTTTGCTGCTGTCTTACCAATGCAGAGACGACG AAACTCACAAATATGGAATAGTGGAAATCGATAGTGAGGGTCGAGCTGTGTGTATGAAGGAGAAACCGCTGCCCTCCGAAACCACGTCAAGAAGAGCA TGTCCTTGTTTCTACATGTTGTCCAAGAAAAGCCTCCCTCTTTTGGACACCTTCCTCCAGGAAAAGAAG GATGCTCCCATGCATGAAAAAGACGCCCCTGGGAACTTTGTGTCCTGGCTCATTCCGAg gaaaCCTGTGTATGTATATGAGATTAGTGGACGTTTTGATGTGGGAAACTTGCAGTCCTACGTGGACTGCGACCAGTATTTCAAAGAAAAGCTCTATGATATGCACACATACATGGTGTAG
- the zgc:136439 gene encoding uncharacterized protein zgc:136439 isoform X2 — protein MKAVILAAGYGTRLQRDVAADLSGRFAHLVGVAKPLLPVGNLALLSHWIGALAASNAVDGIYVVTNALYLSAFEEWAAHFPNVKLVCDHTRSNDERLGAMACLQLTVKHFQIQDHVIVIGGDTLFKEDFSLTEIQSRFSELQAECEDNSLLLSYQCRDDETHKYGIVEIDSEGRAVCMKEKPLPSETTSRRACPCFYMLSKKSLPLLDTFLQEKKETCVCI, from the exons ATGAAGGCGGTGATCCTCGCCGCAGGCTACGGAACCAGGCTCCAGCGGGACGTCGCGGCCGACCTTAGCGGGCGCTTCGCTCACCTGGTCGGCGTCGCCAAGCCGCTGCTGCCGGTCGGGAACCTCGCTCTCCTTAGCCACTGGATCGGAGCACTGGCCGCCTCCAACGCAGTGGACGGAATCTATGTAGTG ACCAACGCTCTTTACCTGTCTGCATTTGAAGAATGGGCCGCACACTTCCCAAACGTCAAACTTGTCTGTGACCACACCAGAAGCAATgat GAGCGTCTCGGTGCCATGGCCTGCCTCCAGCTGACAGTGAAGCACTTCCAGATCCAAGATCATGTCATCGTGATCGGAGG CGACACGCTGTTCAAAGAGGACTTCAGCCTCACTGAGATCCAGTCCAGGTTTTCTGAGCTCCAAGCGGAATGTGAGGACAACAGTTTGCTGCTGTCTTACCAATGCAGAGACGACG AAACTCACAAATATGGAATAGTGGAAATCGATAGTGAGGGTCGAGCTGTGTGTATGAAGGAGAAACCGCTGCCCTCCGAAACCACGTCAAGAAGAGCA TGTCCTTGTTTCTACATGTTGTCCAAGAAAAGCCTCCCTCTTTTGGACACCTTCCTCCAGGAAAAGAAG gaaaCCTGTGTATGTATATGA
- the asnsd1 gene encoding asparagine synthetase domain-containing protein 1, whose product MQEETGHPNERVTGHLKLTNPAIMCGIFCLVSPASSPFTWDNGVYEHLKRRGPDFSGDLIVSCSDPTYRCLFSAHILHMRGLLTPQPFQDPAGNILLWNGEVFGGLEVLPAENDTRVVLRYLSSCSDPSEILSVLSAIRGPWGFVYYQKSKDCLWFGRDYFGRRSLLWKYDQKLKALTLSSVGGSPCAPGQCRMCNSQSTPYEPGPCGHNQSDTSEPAQSSPCVFGQSDSCQSGQSGTIGSGQSNVYGPGPCAWQEVPAVGVYRVDLKSLVESGSPTIELYNWSQSGDDLVPPCPENTQHHGLGSCIVLKNPLNLLRSPICPLNRTPNENHASPHFSVEDLEGLLDKIKMNKTVKGLIDVLSEAVRKRVQSLPDDPQASNHSSIAILFSGGIDSMILAVLAHHHVPNCQPIDLINVAFQNQEAQKESAKRQKSRQSKSETQACKPFDVPDRITGRSGVKELQVLAPERRWNFVEVDVTREELQKMRRKRINHLVHPLDTVLDDSLGCAVWFAAKGEGFLTRDHDRTSVTSSAKVILTGIGADEQLAGYARHRVRFQMSGYEGLVKEIAMELGRISSRNLGRDDRVIADHGKEARFPYLDESVVSYLNSLPMRDKADLSLPRGAGEKLLLRLAARQLGLGASAVLPKRAMQFGSRIAKMENGHEKASDRCARLLAE is encoded by the exons ATGCAAGA AGAAACTGGACATCCTAACGAAAGAGTTACAGGACATTTGAAGTTGACAAATCCTGCAATCATGTGTGGCATATTTTGTCTTGTGAGTCCAGCGTCTTCTCCTTTCACATGGGACAATGGAGTctatgaacatttaaaaagaagagGCCCCGATTTCAGCGGGGATTTAATAGTGTCATGCTCCGATCCTACTTATCGGTGCTTGTTCTCGGCCCACATTCTCCACATGAGAGGTCTTCTCACCCCACAGCCATTCCAGGATCCTGCCGGAAACATTCTGCTCTGGAATGGGGAGGTTTTCGGTGGTTTAGAAGTCCTCCCAGCCGAGAACGACACCAGAGTTGTCCTGAGGTATTTGTCTTCTTGCAGCGACCCTTCTGAAATTTTGTCTGTGCTTTCCGCCATTAGAGGGCCCTGGGGGTTTGTGTACTATCAAAAGAGCAAAGACTGCCTCTGGTTTGGGAGAGATTACTTTGGGAGAAGGAGTTTGCTGTGGAAGTATGACCAAAAACTGAAGGCCTTGACACTCAGCTCTGTGGGAGGCAGCCCTTGTGCACCTGGTCAGTGCAGAATGTGTAATAGTCAGTCCACTCCTTATGAACCTGGCCCTTGTGGACATAATCAGTCTGACACTTCTGAACCTGCTCAATCCAGCCCGTGTGTATTTGGTCAGTCCGACTCTTGTCAATCAGGGCAGTCAGGCACTATTGGATCTGGTCAGTCCAACGTTTATGGACCTGGTCCATGTGCATGGCAAGAGGTTCCAGCAGTCGGTGTGTACAGAGTCGACCTGAAGTCACTTGTAGAATCTGGATCGCCGACAATAGAACTTTATAACTGGTCTCAGAGTGGAGATGATCTGGTCCCCCCCTGCCCAGAGAATACCCAGCATCACGGCCTGGGCAGCTGCATTGTACTGAAGAACCCCCTAAACCTGCTCAGATCACCCATTTGTCCTCTGAATAGAACACCGAACGAGAACCACGCAAGTCCACACTTCAGCGTGGAGGATCTGGAAGGGCTTCTcgacaaaatcaaaatgaataaaacagttAAAGGTCTGATCGATGTCCTCAGTGAGGCTGTCAGGAAACGCGTCCAGTCTTTGCCCGACGATCCACAGGCTAGCAATCATTCCAGCATTGCCATCCTTTTCTCAGGCGGCATCGACTCTATGATTCTGGCCGTCTTGGCTCACCATCATGTACCCAATTGTCAGCCGATAGACCTTATCAACGTGGCTTTTCAAAACCAGGAGGCTCAGAAAGAGTCGGCCAAGAGACAAAAATCCCGTCAGAGTAAGTCTGAAACCCAAGCATGCAAACCATTCGATGTCCCAGACAGGATCACTGGTAGGTCTGGTGTTAAGGAACTCCAAGTCTTAGCTCCAGAAAGGCGATGGAACTTTGTGGAAGTGGATGTAACACGCGAGGAGTTGCAAAAAATGCGGCGCAAGCGCATCAACCACTTGGTGCATCCACTGGACACCGTACTGGATGACAGCTTAGGGTGCGCAGTGTGGTTCGCAGCCAAAGGGGAGGGGTTCTTGACCCGGGACCATGACCGGACCAGCGTAACGTCTTCGGCCAAG GTCATTCTGACAGGAATTGGAGCTGATGAGCAGCTAGCAGGGTACGCGAGACACAGAGTGAGGTTCCAGATGTCCGGATATGAGGGACTGGTCAAGGAAATAGCCATGGAACTGGGCAGGATCTCCTCCAGGAACTTGGGCAGAGACGACAGAGTGATCGCAGACCACGGGAAAGAGGCCAG GTTCCCGTACTTGGACGAGAGTGTGGTGAGCTACTTGAACTCTCTGCCCATGCGGGACAAGGCCGACCTGTCGCTTCCGCGGGGTGCCGGCGAGAAACTGCTGCTGAGGCTGGCCGCCCGTCAGCTTGGCCTCGGAGCGTCCGCCGTCCTGCCCAAGAGGGCTATGCAGTTCGGGTCACGCATCGCCAAGATGGAGAACGGCCACGAGAAGGCGTCGGACCGGTGTGCCAGGCTCCTCGCAGAGTAG